A genomic segment from Poecilia reticulata strain Guanapo linkage group LG3, Guppy_female_1.0+MT, whole genome shotgun sequence encodes:
- the LOC103462700 gene encoding paired amphipathic helix protein Sin3a-like isoform X1, whose protein sequence is MKRRAEDPEPIFVQQQPRRPPVQAIGEGFQRALVPAPPVVEAAADTMQPSTGIQYSLPQAYQVPTMPQSTSGHGHNNATPHIGPHTHSLAVQAQGPAVVPGHVHPPTPIASVQGQQQQQQFQRLKVEDALSYLDQVKLQFGNQPQVYNDFLDIMKEFKSQSIDTPGVINRVSQLFKGHPDLIMGFNTFLPPGYKIEVQTNDLVNVTTPGQIHYITPQGISVQNIPATGGPSQPTSLQQHQSLPQTSPHTTTTPTIATQPALNKASKQLIQSPAHTPTSQPNPSIPSYASPRSPSVQPHTPVSSTPSSGPPLQNNQPVEFNHAINYVNKIKNRFQGQPDIYKAFLEILHTYQKEQRNAKEAGGNYTPALTEQEVYTQVARLFKNQEDLLSEFGQFLPDANSSVLLGKSPPDRAESVRNDHGPTVKRPSLNNKQRLNQNGLPIRRPAGVGSTPPFKKKALVIGKAHGMAEVGKLNTSTETMFFEKVKKALRSSEAYDNFLRCLHIFNQEVISRTELVQLVIPFLGKFPELFTWFKNFLGYRESSHGELSHAESLPKERSTEGIAMEIDYASCKRLGSSYRALPKSYQQPKCTGRTPLCREVLNDTWVSFPSWSEDSTFVSSKKTQYEEHIYRCEDERFELDIVLENNLATIRALETVQKRLSRMSAEEQLRFRLDNTMGGSSEVIHRKAIQRIYGDKAPDIIDGLKRNPAVSVPIVLKRLKMKEEEWKEAQRGFNKIWREQNEKYYLKSLDHQGINFKQNDTKVLRSKSLLNEIEMLYEDRQERASEETAAPPPSGPHMTQTYDDSQILEDAAALIIHHVKRQVGIQKEDKFKIKQIINHFIPDLLFARRGELSDLEEEEEEEEEEEEMETNQDSPKKHNGLPGRSPSKSKLLFSNTAAQKLRGTDDAYNLFFVNNYWYVFFRLHHILCSRLLRIYGQAEKQIEEETREREWEKEVLGLKRDKNENPAIQLKMREPMDVDVEDYYSVFLEMVRNLLDGNMEPAQYEDSLREMFTIHAYIAFTMDKLIQSIVRQLQHLVTDDICVRVTDMYLTESAKKATGGAVSTQTSRATAEGAYQRKAEQLMTDENCFKLMFTKNRGSVSVAMELLDTEEENSDEPTDAEKWSDYVSRYLNSDSASPELREHLAQKPVFLPRNLRRIRKCQRGWEQLQQERITKGSSDKSQDGSSELKMECMFKLNSYKMVYVCKSEDYMYRHTALSRAHQSHQRVNTHLHGRFQTWLDSWAQKHVTPEMATNTHKWLMGDVEEGLLSCTTTCSPEVLHYLNINKYRVQYRTL, encoded by the exons ATGAAGAGACGTGCAGAAGATCCAGAACCGATTTTTGTGCAGCAGCAACCACGCCGTCCCCCAGTTCAAGCTATTGGAGAAGGCTTTCAACGGGCCCTTGTCCCGGCCCCACCTGTTGTTGAGGCTGCTGCAGACACCATGCAGCCCTCAACTGGTATACAGTACTCTCTGCCCCAGGCCTACCAG GTGCCTACTATGCCTCAAAGCACAAGTGGACATGGGCACAACAATGCCACACCACATATTGGCCCTCATACACATAGCCTGGCTGTGCAGGCTCAGGGACCTGCAGTGGTCCCAGGTCATGTTCATCCCCCCACACCCATAGCTTCAGTTCaaggacagcagcagcaacagcagttTCAGCGGTTAAAG GTTGAAGATGCCCTGTCTTATCTGGATCAAGTAAAACTGCAGTTTGGGAATCAACCTCAAGTTTATAATGATTTTCTCGACATTATGAAAGAGTTTAAATCCCAGAG catTGACACTCCTGGAGTCATTAACCGTGTGTCGCAGCTATTTAAGGGCCACCCTGACCTCATCATGGGTTTTAACACTTTCCTGCCGCCTGGTTATAAAATCGAGGTTCAAACCAACGATCTGGTGAACGTAACTACACCTGGTCAGATACACTACATTACTCCTCAAGGAATATCGGTACAAAACATCCCAGCAACTGGAGGACCTAGCCAACCAACTAGCCTCCAACAACACCAGAGTCTCCCACAGACCAGCCCGCACACCACCACTACCCCAACTATCGCCACTCAACCTGCTTTAAACAAAGCCAGCAAG CAGCTTATTCAGTCTCCGGCCCACACACCCACCAGCCAGCCAAATCCATCCATCCCGTCGTACGCCTCACCACGTTCTCCTTCAGTTCAGCCCCACACTCCGGTCAGCAGCACCCCATCCAGCGGGCCACCTCTCCAGAACAACCAACCTGTGGAGTTTAACCACGCCATAAATTATGTCAACAAGATCAAGAACCGCTTCCAGGGCCAGCCGGACATCTACAAGGCCTTTCTGGAAATCCTGCACACTTACCAG aaagaaCAGCGGAATGCTAAAGAGGCTGGGGGGAATTACACACCAGCTCTGACTGAACAGGAGGTTTACACTCAAGTGGCCAGACTTTTTAAGAACCAAGAGGACCTACTGTCAGAATTTGGACAGTTCCTGCCAGATGCAAACAGCTCAGTG TTGTTGGGGAAGAGTCCTCCAGACAGAGCAGAGTCGGTCCGTAATGATCACGGTCCCACAGTAAAGAGACCCTCGCTGAACAACAAACAGAGACTGAACCAAAATGGTCTGCCAATCAGGAGACCTGCTGGAGTGGGATCCACACCACCTTTCAAG AAAAAGGCGCTTGTCATCGGCAAGGCCCACGGCATGGCTGAAGTCGGTAAACTCAACACAAGCACTGAAACTATGTTCTTTGAGAAG GTGAAGAAGGCTCTACGGAGCTCAGAGGCATATGACAACTTCCTCCGATGTCTGCACATCTTCAACCAGGAAGTGATTTCTCGCACTGAGCTGGTCCAGCTAGTCATCCCGTTTCTTGG aaaattcCCAGAGCTTTTTACTTGGTTTAAGAACTTCTTGGGCTACCGTGAATCTAGTCACGGGGAGCTGAGCCACGCAGAGAGTTTACCCAAGGAGCGTTCGACAGAGGGCATCGCCATGGAGATCGATTATGCTTCCTGCAAGAGGCTGGGATCCAGCTACAGAGCACTGCCAAAGAGCTATCAGCAGCCTAAGTGCACAGGAAGAACACCACTGTGCAGAGAG gttttgaaTGATACATGGGTGTCTTTTCCATCCTGGTCGGAGGATTCCACATTTGTGAGCTCCAAGAAGACTCAATATGAGGAGCATATTTACAGATGTGAAGATGAGCGCTTTGAG CTGGACATTGTGTTGGAAAACAACCTCGCCACAATACGAGCCCTGGAGACGGTGCAAAAGAGGCTCTCCCGCATGTCGGCTGAGGAGCAGCTGCGATTCAGGCTGGACAACACGATGGGCGGCTCTTCCGAGGTCATTCACCGCAAAGCCATTCAGAGGATATACGGAGACAAAGCTCCCGACATCATTGACGGCCTCAAGAGAAACCCTGCCGTGTCTGTACCCATCGTTCTGAAAAG gttaaaaatgaaggaagaaGAGTGGAAAGAAGCACAGAGAGGGTTCAACAAAATCTGGCGGGAACAGAATGAGAAATACTACTTGAAGTCACTTGACCACCAAGGCATAAACTTCAAACAGAATGACACCAAAGTGCTGCGCTCCAAGTCTTTACTTAATGAAATTGAGATGTTATATGAAGAT CGCCAGGAGCGCGCCTCGGAGGAAACCGCCGCCCCGCCCCCCAGCGGCCCTCACATGACTCAGACCTACGACGATAGCCAGATCCTGGAGGATGCCGCCGCTCTCATCATTCATCACGTCAAAAGACAAGTGGGCATTCAGAAAGAAGACAAGTTCAAGATCAAACAGATCATCAATCATTTCATCCCCGACCTTCTGTTTGCGCGACGTGGCGAGCTCTCCGacctggaggaagaggaggaggaggaggaggaggaagaagaaatggaGACGAACCAAGACAGCCCCAAGAAGCACAACGGCCTGCCGGGCCGCAGCCCATCCAAATCCAAGCTCTTGTTCTCCAACACGGCAGCTCAAAAACTGCGGGGCACAGACGACGCTTACAACCTGTTTTTTGTGAACAACTATTGGTATGTGTTCTTCCGCCTTCATCACATCCTCTGCTCCCGTTTGCTGCGGATCTACGGGCAGGCCGAGAAACAGATTGAGGAGGAAACCCGGGAGCGAGAGTGGGAAAAGGAAGTGCTGGGCCTGAAAAGAGACAAGAACGAAAACCCAGCCATCCAGCTGAAGATGAGAGAGCCGA TGGATGTTGATGTTGAAGACTACTACTCCGTGTTTCTGGAAATGGTGCGAAATCTTCTGGACGGGAACATGGAGCCGGCTCAGTACGAGGACTCCCTGAGGGAAATGTTTACCATCCACGCCTACATCGCCTTCACCATGGACAAGCTGATCCAGAGCATTGTCCGGCAG CTCCAGCACCTCGTCACCGATGACATATGCGTGCGTGTAACGGACATGTACCTGACTGAAAGTGCCAAAAAAGCTACAGGGGGCGCTGTTTCCACACAGACGTCCAGAGCTACAGCAGAGGGGGCCTACCAGCGGAAAGCGGAGCAGCTGATGACAGATGAAAACTGCTTCAAG ctgatgTTCACGAAGAACCGAGGATCTGTGAGCGTGGCGATGGAGCTCCTGGACACAGAAGAGGAGAACTCTGATGAGCCAACAGATGCAGAA AAATGGTCAGACTACGTGAGCAGGTACCTGAACTCAGATTCTGCTTCTCCGGAGCTACGTGAGCATTTGGCCCAGAAACCAGTTTTCCTCCCCAG GAATCTGAGACGGATACGGAAATGCCAGAGAGGAtgggagcagctgcagcaagaACGCATCACTAAAGGCTCCTCTGACAAGTCGCAGGATGGCAGCAGTGAGCTGAAGATGGAGTGCATGTTCAAACTAAACTCCTACAAAATGGTTTACGTCTGCAAGTCAGAGGACTACATGTACAGACACACTGCGCTTTCAAGAGCTCATCAG TCCCACCAGCGGGTGAACACACATCTGCACGGCCGCTTCCAGACTTGGCTGGACTCCTGGGCCCAGAAGCACGTGACGCCTGAAATGGCCACCAACACTCACAAGTGGCTAATGGGAGATGTGGAAGAGGGACTGTTGTCATGCACCACCACCTGCAGCCCCGAAGTCCTCCACTATCTCAACATCAACAAGTACCGGGTGCAGTACAGGACACTGTAG
- the LOC103462700 gene encoding paired amphipathic helix protein Sin3a-like isoform X2 — MKRRAEDPEPIFVQQQPRRPPVQAIGEGFQRALVPAPPVVEAAADTMQPSTGIQYSLPQAYQVPTMPQSTSGHGHNNATPHIGPHTHSLAVQAQGPAVVPGHVHPPTPIASVQGQQQQQQFQRLKVEDALSYLDQVKLQFGNQPQVYNDFLDIMKEFKSQSIDTPGVINRVSQLFKGHPDLIMGFNTFLPPGYKIEVQTNDLVNVTTPGQIHYITPQGISVQNIPATGGPSQPTSLQQHQSLPQTSPHTTTTPTIATQPALNKASKLIQSPAHTPTSQPNPSIPSYASPRSPSVQPHTPVSSTPSSGPPLQNNQPVEFNHAINYVNKIKNRFQGQPDIYKAFLEILHTYQKEQRNAKEAGGNYTPALTEQEVYTQVARLFKNQEDLLSEFGQFLPDANSSVLLGKSPPDRAESVRNDHGPTVKRPSLNNKQRLNQNGLPIRRPAGVGSTPPFKKKALVIGKAHGMAEVGKLNTSTETMFFEKVKKALRSSEAYDNFLRCLHIFNQEVISRTELVQLVIPFLGKFPELFTWFKNFLGYRESSHGELSHAESLPKERSTEGIAMEIDYASCKRLGSSYRALPKSYQQPKCTGRTPLCREVLNDTWVSFPSWSEDSTFVSSKKTQYEEHIYRCEDERFELDIVLENNLATIRALETVQKRLSRMSAEEQLRFRLDNTMGGSSEVIHRKAIQRIYGDKAPDIIDGLKRNPAVSVPIVLKRLKMKEEEWKEAQRGFNKIWREQNEKYYLKSLDHQGINFKQNDTKVLRSKSLLNEIEMLYEDRQERASEETAAPPPSGPHMTQTYDDSQILEDAAALIIHHVKRQVGIQKEDKFKIKQIINHFIPDLLFARRGELSDLEEEEEEEEEEEEMETNQDSPKKHNGLPGRSPSKSKLLFSNTAAQKLRGTDDAYNLFFVNNYWYVFFRLHHILCSRLLRIYGQAEKQIEEETREREWEKEVLGLKRDKNENPAIQLKMREPMDVDVEDYYSVFLEMVRNLLDGNMEPAQYEDSLREMFTIHAYIAFTMDKLIQSIVRQLQHLVTDDICVRVTDMYLTESAKKATGGAVSTQTSRATAEGAYQRKAEQLMTDENCFKLMFTKNRGSVSVAMELLDTEEENSDEPTDAEKWSDYVSRYLNSDSASPELREHLAQKPVFLPRNLRRIRKCQRGWEQLQQERITKGSSDKSQDGSSELKMECMFKLNSYKMVYVCKSEDYMYRHTALSRAHQSHQRVNTHLHGRFQTWLDSWAQKHVTPEMATNTHKWLMGDVEEGLLSCTTTCSPEVLHYLNINKYRVQYRTL, encoded by the exons ATGAAGAGACGTGCAGAAGATCCAGAACCGATTTTTGTGCAGCAGCAACCACGCCGTCCCCCAGTTCAAGCTATTGGAGAAGGCTTTCAACGGGCCCTTGTCCCGGCCCCACCTGTTGTTGAGGCTGCTGCAGACACCATGCAGCCCTCAACTGGTATACAGTACTCTCTGCCCCAGGCCTACCAG GTGCCTACTATGCCTCAAAGCACAAGTGGACATGGGCACAACAATGCCACACCACATATTGGCCCTCATACACATAGCCTGGCTGTGCAGGCTCAGGGACCTGCAGTGGTCCCAGGTCATGTTCATCCCCCCACACCCATAGCTTCAGTTCaaggacagcagcagcaacagcagttTCAGCGGTTAAAG GTTGAAGATGCCCTGTCTTATCTGGATCAAGTAAAACTGCAGTTTGGGAATCAACCTCAAGTTTATAATGATTTTCTCGACATTATGAAAGAGTTTAAATCCCAGAG catTGACACTCCTGGAGTCATTAACCGTGTGTCGCAGCTATTTAAGGGCCACCCTGACCTCATCATGGGTTTTAACACTTTCCTGCCGCCTGGTTATAAAATCGAGGTTCAAACCAACGATCTGGTGAACGTAACTACACCTGGTCAGATACACTACATTACTCCTCAAGGAATATCGGTACAAAACATCCCAGCAACTGGAGGACCTAGCCAACCAACTAGCCTCCAACAACACCAGAGTCTCCCACAGACCAGCCCGCACACCACCACTACCCCAACTATCGCCACTCAACCTGCTTTAAACAAAGCCAGCAAG CTTATTCAGTCTCCGGCCCACACACCCACCAGCCAGCCAAATCCATCCATCCCGTCGTACGCCTCACCACGTTCTCCTTCAGTTCAGCCCCACACTCCGGTCAGCAGCACCCCATCCAGCGGGCCACCTCTCCAGAACAACCAACCTGTGGAGTTTAACCACGCCATAAATTATGTCAACAAGATCAAGAACCGCTTCCAGGGCCAGCCGGACATCTACAAGGCCTTTCTGGAAATCCTGCACACTTACCAG aaagaaCAGCGGAATGCTAAAGAGGCTGGGGGGAATTACACACCAGCTCTGACTGAACAGGAGGTTTACACTCAAGTGGCCAGACTTTTTAAGAACCAAGAGGACCTACTGTCAGAATTTGGACAGTTCCTGCCAGATGCAAACAGCTCAGTG TTGTTGGGGAAGAGTCCTCCAGACAGAGCAGAGTCGGTCCGTAATGATCACGGTCCCACAGTAAAGAGACCCTCGCTGAACAACAAACAGAGACTGAACCAAAATGGTCTGCCAATCAGGAGACCTGCTGGAGTGGGATCCACACCACCTTTCAAG AAAAAGGCGCTTGTCATCGGCAAGGCCCACGGCATGGCTGAAGTCGGTAAACTCAACACAAGCACTGAAACTATGTTCTTTGAGAAG GTGAAGAAGGCTCTACGGAGCTCAGAGGCATATGACAACTTCCTCCGATGTCTGCACATCTTCAACCAGGAAGTGATTTCTCGCACTGAGCTGGTCCAGCTAGTCATCCCGTTTCTTGG aaaattcCCAGAGCTTTTTACTTGGTTTAAGAACTTCTTGGGCTACCGTGAATCTAGTCACGGGGAGCTGAGCCACGCAGAGAGTTTACCCAAGGAGCGTTCGACAGAGGGCATCGCCATGGAGATCGATTATGCTTCCTGCAAGAGGCTGGGATCCAGCTACAGAGCACTGCCAAAGAGCTATCAGCAGCCTAAGTGCACAGGAAGAACACCACTGTGCAGAGAG gttttgaaTGATACATGGGTGTCTTTTCCATCCTGGTCGGAGGATTCCACATTTGTGAGCTCCAAGAAGACTCAATATGAGGAGCATATTTACAGATGTGAAGATGAGCGCTTTGAG CTGGACATTGTGTTGGAAAACAACCTCGCCACAATACGAGCCCTGGAGACGGTGCAAAAGAGGCTCTCCCGCATGTCGGCTGAGGAGCAGCTGCGATTCAGGCTGGACAACACGATGGGCGGCTCTTCCGAGGTCATTCACCGCAAAGCCATTCAGAGGATATACGGAGACAAAGCTCCCGACATCATTGACGGCCTCAAGAGAAACCCTGCCGTGTCTGTACCCATCGTTCTGAAAAG gttaaaaatgaaggaagaaGAGTGGAAAGAAGCACAGAGAGGGTTCAACAAAATCTGGCGGGAACAGAATGAGAAATACTACTTGAAGTCACTTGACCACCAAGGCATAAACTTCAAACAGAATGACACCAAAGTGCTGCGCTCCAAGTCTTTACTTAATGAAATTGAGATGTTATATGAAGAT CGCCAGGAGCGCGCCTCGGAGGAAACCGCCGCCCCGCCCCCCAGCGGCCCTCACATGACTCAGACCTACGACGATAGCCAGATCCTGGAGGATGCCGCCGCTCTCATCATTCATCACGTCAAAAGACAAGTGGGCATTCAGAAAGAAGACAAGTTCAAGATCAAACAGATCATCAATCATTTCATCCCCGACCTTCTGTTTGCGCGACGTGGCGAGCTCTCCGacctggaggaagaggaggaggaggaggaggaggaagaagaaatggaGACGAACCAAGACAGCCCCAAGAAGCACAACGGCCTGCCGGGCCGCAGCCCATCCAAATCCAAGCTCTTGTTCTCCAACACGGCAGCTCAAAAACTGCGGGGCACAGACGACGCTTACAACCTGTTTTTTGTGAACAACTATTGGTATGTGTTCTTCCGCCTTCATCACATCCTCTGCTCCCGTTTGCTGCGGATCTACGGGCAGGCCGAGAAACAGATTGAGGAGGAAACCCGGGAGCGAGAGTGGGAAAAGGAAGTGCTGGGCCTGAAAAGAGACAAGAACGAAAACCCAGCCATCCAGCTGAAGATGAGAGAGCCGA TGGATGTTGATGTTGAAGACTACTACTCCGTGTTTCTGGAAATGGTGCGAAATCTTCTGGACGGGAACATGGAGCCGGCTCAGTACGAGGACTCCCTGAGGGAAATGTTTACCATCCACGCCTACATCGCCTTCACCATGGACAAGCTGATCCAGAGCATTGTCCGGCAG CTCCAGCACCTCGTCACCGATGACATATGCGTGCGTGTAACGGACATGTACCTGACTGAAAGTGCCAAAAAAGCTACAGGGGGCGCTGTTTCCACACAGACGTCCAGAGCTACAGCAGAGGGGGCCTACCAGCGGAAAGCGGAGCAGCTGATGACAGATGAAAACTGCTTCAAG ctgatgTTCACGAAGAACCGAGGATCTGTGAGCGTGGCGATGGAGCTCCTGGACACAGAAGAGGAGAACTCTGATGAGCCAACAGATGCAGAA AAATGGTCAGACTACGTGAGCAGGTACCTGAACTCAGATTCTGCTTCTCCGGAGCTACGTGAGCATTTGGCCCAGAAACCAGTTTTCCTCCCCAG GAATCTGAGACGGATACGGAAATGCCAGAGAGGAtgggagcagctgcagcaagaACGCATCACTAAAGGCTCCTCTGACAAGTCGCAGGATGGCAGCAGTGAGCTGAAGATGGAGTGCATGTTCAAACTAAACTCCTACAAAATGGTTTACGTCTGCAAGTCAGAGGACTACATGTACAGACACACTGCGCTTTCAAGAGCTCATCAG TCCCACCAGCGGGTGAACACACATCTGCACGGCCGCTTCCAGACTTGGCTGGACTCCTGGGCCCAGAAGCACGTGACGCCTGAAATGGCCACCAACACTCACAAGTGGCTAATGGGAGATGTGGAAGAGGGACTGTTGTCATGCACCACCACCTGCAGCCCCGAAGTCCTCCACTATCTCAACATCAACAAGTACCGGGTGCAGTACAGGACACTGTAG
- the LOC103462699 gene encoding cellular retinoic acid-binding protein 1, with protein sequence MANFSGTWKMKSSENFDELLKALGVNAMLRKVAGAAASKPHVEIKQSGDHFYIKTSTTVRTTEINFIVGEEFNEETVDGRKCKSLATWETENKIYCKQTLLSGNSPKTFWSRELKGEELILIFGADDVICTRIYVRAQ encoded by the exons ATGGCAAATTTTTCAGGCACctggaaaatgaaaagcagCGAGAATTTTGACGAGTTGCTCAAAGCTCTGG GTGTGAACGCCATGCTGAGGAAGGTCGCAGGGGCGGCTGCATCCAAACCCCACGTGGAGATAAAACAGAGCGGTGACCACTTCTACATCAAGACCTCCACCACCGTACGCACCACGGAGATCAACTTCATCGTAGGCGAGGAGTTCAACGAGGAGACGGTGGATGGCAGAAAGTGTAAG AGTTTGGCCACGTGGGAGACGGAAAACAAGATTTACTGCAAACAGACTCTGCTGAGCGGGAACAGTCCAAAAACCTTCTGGAGCCGAGAACTCAAAGGGGAGGAACTCATTTTG ATCTTTGGAGCAGACGATGTGATCTGTACGCGGATCTACGTACGAGCACAGTAG
- the slc25a44b gene encoding solute carrier family 25 member 44b, translating into MQQKGNIQIIEWEDLDKKKFYSFGIFMTMAIRVTVYPATLIRTRLQVQKGKSLYSGTFDAFFKILRTEGVRGLYRGFMVNTFTIVSGQAYITTYELVRTYVSQYSEANTIKSVVAGGSASLVAQSITVPIDVVSQQLMMQGQGEHLTRFRLGSNSENRKSARFFGQTRNIVSQIFAADGFRGFYRGYVASLLTYIPNSAAWWPFYHFYAEQLSILAPSDCPHLVLQAVAGPLAAATASTVTNPMDVVRARVQVEGRTSINQTFRELIREEGCWGLTKGLSARIISSAPTAIVMVVGYETLKKLSLRPELVDSRHW; encoded by the exons ATGCAGCAGAAAGGGAACATCCAAATCATCGAGTGGGAGGACCTCGATAAAAAGAAATTCTACTCCTTTGGGATATTTATGACGATGGCCATTCGGGTCACTGTCTACCCAGCTACACTGATCCGCACACGGTTGCAGGTGCAGAAGGGAAAATCTCTCTACAGYGGGACCTTCGATGCCTTCTTCAAGATCCTTCGGACTGAGGGCGTCCGAGGCCTGTACCGCGGCTTTATGGTGAACACCTTCACAATCGTCTCAGGCCAGGCGTACATAACCACCTACGAGCTGGTGAGGACGTATGTCTCCCAGTACTCTGAGGCCAATACCATCAAGTCGGTGGTGGCCGGGGGCTCTGCCTCCCTGGTCGCTCAAAGCATCACTGTGCCCATAGATGTTGTGTCCCAGCAGCTGATGATGCAGGGCCAGGGGGAGCACCTCACACGTTTCCGCCTCGGTTCCAACTCGGAGAACAGGAAGTCAGCCAGGTTTTTCGGGCAAACCAGGAACATTGTGTCTCAGATTTTTGCTGCGGATGGCTTCAGGGGCTTCTACAGGGGATATGTGGCTTCGTTACTCACTTACATCCCAAACAGTGCCGCCTGGTGGCCTTTCTATCACTTTTATGCCG AGCAACTCTCCATACTGGCTCCCAGTGACTGCCCCCACCTGGTCCTTCAGGCTGTGGCTGGACCTTTAGCTGCAGCAACTGCCTCGACTGTCACCAACCCCATGGATGTGGTCAGAGCCAGAGTACAG GTTGAAGGGAGGACCTCGATCAATCAAACGTTCAGGGAGCTGATCAGAGAGGAGGGCTGCTGGGGACTGACCAAAGGACTGTCGGCCCGCATCATTTCATCAGCACCCACTGCCATCGTCATGGTGGTTGGCTATGAGACACTGAAAAAACTGAGCCTGCGACCAGAGCTGGTAGATTCAAGACACtggtaa